A part of Gramella sp. MAR_2010_147 genomic DNA contains:
- a CDS encoding ATP-binding protein — protein MFSAKRSITAKVVTGYVIVAILAGLAVWYVYNQVIAYSEIAQSNTENNQQLILVSEISTNLNESENTSRRLIQTGAEEELMLYNSQIDTIKSKINRLSQSYEKIDLENETDSINKLLEQKTENLKELVALRDTDRNTNYYSKALRELRNIDASFKDYSYENRFRNLKPYQKDILVKWLEYSKEDNAERITTQRLDSVVKSVKRVLTDLEFANRQFQNEVIQKENELLNNDLILNQQLQSLLSELELKERENAVERAEVFQNMLNKTSNIIFLGGCIILLIILYFIINIIGDVTRSQRYRVELEEAKEFAESLLASREQFMAAITHDLRSPLTTVMGYTDLIQKTELNEKQKHYLTQIKKSSEFILRLVNDLLDLSKLEAGKMLVEKLSFNPKKLIKDTVNNVIPAEKKKDVKIIIEVSEETNVQIQSDPFRIKQILANLISNAWKFTEKGSILIAAELQEQSNKDHILEIRVKDSGIGISKEMQASVFEEFSQENSNIEKQFGGSGLGLAITKRLTELLEGEIKVKSEQGEGSEFIIAIPVVKLSETREEPEKEGKNNEVIEKSLNTAGMKALVVDDEPGQLSLTVEVVRSMGFEIETAENGKEALEKLNKINFNIVLTDIQMPILDGFQLIKYIRKDEKLKDMPVIALSGRTDLKKNVYTQVGFDNKLLKPYKPDDLKQHIARLLKLKYEKSEAPVDTENGKLTSEAYDLSDIYEFSGHDDDAMQTILKAFLQGADNSTQELAVAFENNDTDRMGKLAHRMLPMLRQMKANEVIAVLVKMEARDNVSSSEFSYFQKKIKELMASLEEDITV, from the coding sequence ATGTTTAGTGCCAAACGCTCCATCACCGCAAAAGTAGTAACCGGATATGTAATCGTGGCCATTCTGGCCGGGCTTGCTGTTTGGTACGTTTACAACCAGGTAATCGCTTATTCTGAGATTGCGCAATCCAATACTGAAAATAACCAGCAACTTATCCTGGTTAGTGAAATAAGTACCAATCTTAATGAATCTGAAAATACCAGTAGGCGACTTATTCAAACAGGAGCTGAAGAAGAGTTAATGCTCTATAATTCCCAAATTGACACCATAAAGTCTAAAATTAACAGACTGAGCCAGTCCTATGAAAAGATTGACCTGGAAAATGAGACTGACAGTATCAATAAGCTTCTAGAGCAAAAGACTGAAAACTTAAAGGAACTCGTCGCTTTAAGGGATACCGATAGAAATACCAATTATTACTCAAAGGCCCTGAGGGAACTAAGAAATATAGATGCTTCTTTTAAAGATTATAGCTACGAGAACAGGTTTAGAAACCTTAAACCTTACCAAAAGGATATCCTTGTTAAATGGCTTGAATATTCAAAAGAAGATAATGCAGAGCGCATTACCACACAGCGGCTTGATTCGGTTGTAAAATCTGTAAAACGGGTTTTAACAGATCTTGAGTTTGCAAACAGACAATTTCAGAACGAAGTAATTCAAAAGGAGAATGAATTGCTGAATAATGACCTGATTCTTAACCAACAGCTTCAAAGCTTATTATCTGAGCTTGAATTGAAAGAACGGGAGAATGCGGTAGAACGAGCTGAAGTTTTTCAAAATATGCTCAATAAAACCTCTAATATCATCTTTCTTGGAGGCTGTATTATTTTGCTGATCATTCTCTATTTTATCATCAATATTATTGGAGATGTTACCCGTAGCCAGCGGTACAGGGTTGAGCTGGAAGAAGCTAAGGAATTTGCAGAATCACTACTTGCCAGCCGGGAACAATTTATGGCGGCGATCACGCATGACCTTCGGAGTCCGCTTACCACCGTGATGGGTTATACCGATCTTATTCAAAAAACGGAGCTGAATGAGAAACAGAAACATTACCTCACCCAAATTAAAAAATCTTCAGAATTTATCTTAAGACTGGTAAATGACCTGCTGGATCTTTCAAAATTGGAAGCCGGGAAAATGCTGGTGGAAAAACTCTCCTTCAATCCAAAAAAACTAATTAAGGATACCGTAAACAATGTGATTCCTGCTGAAAAGAAAAAAGATGTAAAAATCATTATTGAAGTTTCAGAAGAAACCAATGTTCAAATACAAAGTGACCCTTTCAGGATCAAGCAGATACTTGCAAACCTTATTTCAAACGCCTGGAAATTTACTGAAAAAGGAAGTATTCTAATTGCTGCCGAACTCCAGGAACAATCTAATAAAGACCACATTCTTGAGATCAGGGTTAAAGATTCAGGGATAGGCATTTCAAAAGAAATGCAGGCCAGTGTCTTTGAAGAATTCTCACAGGAGAACAGCAATATTGAAAAACAGTTTGGAGGTTCTGGCCTTGGTCTTGCGATCACCAAAAGACTCACCGAATTGCTCGAAGGGGAAATAAAGGTTAAAAGCGAACAGGGAGAAGGAAGTGAATTTATTATCGCTATTCCAGTAGTTAAACTTTCAGAAACCAGAGAAGAGCCGGAAAAAGAAGGGAAAAATAATGAAGTAATTGAAAAAAGCTTAAATACTGCGGGGATGAAAGCTTTGGTAGTGGATGATGAACCGGGGCAATTATCGCTTACTGTTGAAGTAGTAAGATCTATGGGTTTTGAAATCGAAACTGCAGAAAACGGGAAAGAGGCGCTGGAAAAACTAAATAAGATTAATTTCAATATCGTCCTTACAGATATACAAATGCCCATACTAGATGGCTTCCAGCTGATCAAATATATTCGGAAAGATGAAAAACTTAAAGATATGCCTGTAATTGCCCTGTCAGGAAGAACAGATCTCAAGAAAAATGTTTACACACAGGTGGGCTTTGACAACAAGTTATTAAAACCTTATAAGCCAGACGATCTAAAACAACATATCGCCCGGCTTCTAAAATTAAAGTACGAAAAAAGTGAAGCTCCAGTAGATACTGAAAATGGTAAATTGACATCTGAAGCTTACGATCTTAGCGATATTTATGAATTCTCAGGCCATGATGACGATGCGATGCAAACCATATTAAAAGCATTTCTCCAGGGCGCCGACAATAGCACACAGGAACTCGCAGTAGCCTTCGAAAACAATGATACCGACAGGATGGGGAAATTAGCTCATAGAATGCTTCCCATGCTTAGACAGATGAAAGCAAATGAAGTGATCGCAGTGTTGGTTAAAATGG
- a CDS encoding TonB-dependent receptor: MKHVLFFVGLLALSIQAYAQEFKLSGTVTENGVPLNEASVYVKDSGSGTLTNQKGNYTLNLEEGTYTIIFVFGNQKSKRVVIDSDKVLNVDLSGAEESLDEVFLSAVRVGDKSPITYSNLSNEEIEDRNLGQDIPVLMSYMPNVVTTTDAGAGVGYTGIRVRGSDATRVNVTINGIPYNDAESQGTFWVNLGDFASSVENLQLQRGVGTSTNGAGAFGASLNILTDAYKEEAQGEIANSIGSYNTFKHTVKFSTGLINDHFSFTGRASKIRSDGYIDRASSDLKSYFLQGAYVDDNTLIKALTFGGSERTYQAWYGIDKETLQNDRTFNPAGIYTDENGNTKFYDNQTDNYKQDHYQLLWNQDYNTNWSSNIAFHYTYGRGYYEEYNEDADLAEFGLPNFVAEGEEVTTSDIVGTKWLDNHFYGTVFSLNYQNANWDATLGGGWNKYDGDHFGEVVYTRFARNNDPYEPYYFNEADKTDFNIYAKANFAITEKLGGYADLQLRTVNYETDGLLDDQSRFLNDDNFSFFNPKAGLTYELNPFNQFYFSYARAHREPSRNDYENGDPEPEELNDFELGWRHNSKNLQVNTNLYYMDYQNQLVLTGGIDDVGAFIRQNSGNSYRLGLEIDATVILSDKVSIRPNIALSQNKNVDFVSTFNGELRDYGNTDISYSPEIVAGNIINYEPVNGLELKLLSKYVGEQFMSNIEAENSKLDSYFVNDFNVQYSWDQPWVFKEIVLTGLVNNIFNEKYVSNGYYFTFDVPNEDIPSGVQTLDGAGYYPQATTNFLLGLTLKF; the protein is encoded by the coding sequence ATGAAACATGTATTATTTTTTGTAGGTCTTCTGGCGCTTTCCATACAGGCCTATGCACAGGAATTTAAACTTTCGGGAACCGTAACCGAAAACGGAGTCCCGTTAAACGAAGCTTCAGTCTATGTGAAGGACTCGGGCTCAGGAACACTTACCAATCAAAAAGGAAACTATACGCTGAACCTGGAAGAGGGGACGTATACTATCATTTTCGTTTTTGGAAATCAAAAAAGTAAAAGAGTGGTTATCGATTCAGATAAGGTGCTGAACGTGGATCTATCTGGTGCTGAAGAGAGTCTGGATGAGGTTTTTCTTTCAGCAGTAAGGGTGGGAGATAAATCACCCATTACTTATAGTAATTTGAGTAACGAGGAAATCGAAGATCGTAATCTTGGGCAGGATATCCCCGTTTTGATGAGCTATATGCCCAATGTAGTTACAACTACAGATGCCGGAGCCGGTGTGGGGTATACAGGAATTAGGGTGCGTGGAAGCGATGCTACCAGAGTAAATGTTACTATCAACGGTATTCCTTATAACGATGCAGAAAGTCAGGGAACATTCTGGGTAAATCTTGGGGATTTTGCATCTTCTGTAGAAAATCTTCAGCTGCAAAGAGGTGTTGGAACTTCAACAAATGGAGCAGGGGCCTTTGGTGCCAGCCTTAATATTTTAACCGATGCTTATAAAGAAGAAGCTCAGGGAGAAATAGCCAATAGTATAGGTTCTTACAACACTTTTAAACATACGGTGAAATTTAGCACAGGATTGATCAATGATCACTTTTCTTTTACCGGAAGAGCTTCAAAAATTAGAAGTGATGGTTATATAGATAGAGCAAGTAGTGATCTAAAATCTTATTTTCTTCAGGGAGCCTACGTAGATGATAATACGCTTATTAAAGCATTGACTTTTGGCGGAAGTGAAAGGACATACCAGGCATGGTATGGGATAGATAAGGAAACATTGCAGAACGATCGTACCTTTAACCCTGCCGGTATTTATACCGATGAAAACGGGAATACAAAGTTTTATGATAATCAAACAGATAATTACAAACAGGATCATTATCAACTGCTGTGGAATCAGGATTATAATACCAACTGGTCTTCTAATATTGCTTTTCATTATACCTACGGAAGGGGTTATTATGAAGAATATAATGAGGATGCCGATCTGGCTGAATTTGGATTACCAAACTTTGTTGCCGAAGGGGAAGAAGTGACCACTTCTGATATTGTTGGTACAAAATGGCTGGATAATCATTTCTACGGAACAGTTTTCAGTTTAAATTATCAGAATGCTAATTGGGATGCTACCCTTGGTGGAGGCTGGAATAAATATGACGGCGATCACTTTGGAGAAGTCGTGTATACGAGATTTGCCAGAAATAACGATCCTTACGAACCTTATTACTTCAATGAGGCAGATAAAACCGATTTTAATATTTACGCAAAGGCAAATTTTGCGATTACAGAGAAACTTGGTGGTTACGCAGATCTTCAGCTAAGAACCGTGAATTATGAAACCGATGGTTTACTGGACGATCAATCAAGGTTCTTAAATGATGATAATTTCAGCTTTTTTAATCCAAAAGCTGGTCTAACCTATGAGCTAAATCCGTTTAATCAGTTCTATTTTTCTTATGCGAGAGCTCACAGGGAGCCCAGTAGGAATGATTATGAAAATGGAGATCCTGAGCCTGAAGAACTAAACGATTTTGAGCTTGGATGGAGACATAACTCCAAAAACCTTCAGGTGAATACGAATCTTTATTATATGGATTATCAAAATCAATTAGTACTTACCGGTGGGATTGATGATGTGGGCGCTTTTATTCGCCAGAATAGTGGAAATAGTTACAGATTAGGATTGGAGATAGATGCAACAGTTATACTTTCAGATAAGGTTTCAATTAGACCTAATATTGCCTTAAGCCAGAATAAAAATGTTGATTTCGTTTCTACTTTCAACGGGGAGCTTAGAGATTATGGTAATACCGATATTTCGTATTCACCAGAGATCGTTGCAGGAAATATCATCAATTATGAACCTGTAAACGGACTGGAGCTTAAACTGCTTTCAAAATATGTGGGAGAACAGTTTATGAGTAACATTGAAGCTGAAAACTCGAAGCTGGACAGCTATTTTGTTAACGACTTTAATGTTCAGTATAGTTGGGATCAACCATGGGTCTTTAAAGAAATTGTACTTACAGGTTTGGTAAATAACATCTTTAATGAGAAGTATGTGTCCAATGGCTATTATTTCACCTTTGATGTACCCAATGAAGATATCCCTTCTGGAGTACAAACTTTAGATGGAGCCGGGTATTACCCACAAGCCACTACTAACTTTTTGTTGGGATTAACCCTGAAGTTCTAA
- the greA gene encoding transcription elongation factor GreA codes for MSKVSYYTPEGLKKLRDELNHLKDVERPKASQAIGEARDKGDLSENAEYDAAKEAQGLLEMKISKLEEVVANARVIDESQLDTSKVLVHSHVKIKNQTNGAEMTYKLVAQSEADLKSGKISVDSPIGKGLLGKEVGDTAEIEVPNGTVKFEVIEIWRE; via the coding sequence ATGAGTAAAGTATCTTATTACACCCCTGAAGGGTTAAAAAAGCTTAGAGATGAACTTAATCATCTTAAAGACGTAGAGAGACCAAAAGCATCTCAGGCAATAGGAGAGGCTAGAGATAAAGGAGATTTGAGTGAGAATGCTGAATATGATGCGGCAAAAGAAGCTCAGGGACTTCTGGAAATGAAGATATCTAAACTGGAAGAAGTGGTGGCGAACGCCAGAGTAATTGACGAATCGCAGTTAGATACATCTAAAGTTCTGGTACATTCTCATGTGAAGATCAAGAATCAAACGAACGGAGCTGAAATGACATATAAGCTGGTGGCCCAAAGTGAGGCCGATCTTAAATCTGGGAAAATATCTGTAGATTCTCCTATAGGAAAAGGTCTCTTAGGCAAGGAAGTAGGAGACACGGCAGAAATTGAAGTTCCAAACGGTACTGTAAAGTTCGAAGTGATCGAGATCTGGAGAGAATAA
- a CDS encoding HIT family protein: MSTLFTRIVKGEVPAYKVAENSQFLAFLDIRPNAKGHVLCIPKKEIDKIWDLEEDMYQELMRFSRHVAVALEKTVSCKRVGMAVVGLEVPHTHVHLIPLNSMKEMDFSNHVEMSDQEFTDIAAAINANVEL, translated from the coding sequence ATGTCGACACTGTTTACGAGGATAGTTAAAGGAGAAGTGCCAGCTTATAAAGTAGCCGAAAACAGCCAGTTTTTAGCTTTTTTAGATATCAGGCCCAATGCGAAAGGTCATGTGTTGTGTATTCCGAAAAAAGAGATTGATAAGATCTGGGACCTGGAAGAAGATATGTATCAGGAGTTAATGCGTTTTTCACGACATGTCGCTGTCGCTCTGGAAAAAACAGTTTCCTGTAAGAGAGTAGGAATGGCCGTGGTTGGCCTGGAAGTTCCGCATACACATGTTCATCTTATACCGCTCAATAGCATGAAGGAAATGGATTTTTCTAATCATGTGGAAATGAGCGACCAGGAATTTACAGATATTGCTGCGGCTATTAATGCGAATGTAGAATTGTGA
- a CDS encoding acyl-CoA thioesterase yields MTNFSEFKLSLEIRIDWSDLDMYEHVNNVSYMRYLQSGRVNFWEASGIHEFYQNSNQGTMLVSTKCDFNKSLYYPGRAIIKTKLDFIGNTSFGLKHIILNENDEICAEGNDVVVCFDFDKNETFPVPDWLRKRISAL; encoded by the coding sequence GTGACCAATTTTTCTGAGTTTAAATTAAGTCTGGAGATAAGAATAGACTGGAGCGATCTGGACATGTATGAACACGTGAATAACGTTTCTTATATGCGATATCTTCAAAGCGGCAGGGTTAATTTCTGGGAGGCTTCTGGTATTCATGAATTTTACCAGAACTCTAATCAGGGAACGATGTTGGTTTCTACTAAATGCGATTTTAATAAATCTCTCTACTACCCGGGGAGAGCAATTATTAAGACCAAACTTGATTTTATTGGTAATACCAGTTTTGGTTTGAAACATATTATCTTGAATGAAAATGATGAAATTTGTGCGGAAGGGAATGATGTGGTGGTATGTTTCGACTTTGATAAGAATGAAACCTTTCCTGTACCAGACTGGTTACGAAAAAGAATCTCTGCACTTTAA
- a CDS encoding HAMP domain-containing sensor histidine kinase translates to MNLPDERSFNRWFIIISCLVVIILVLWNTSIFFQRLKEDERAKMNIWAQAQEELSNAPENADLSLILKILNNNTTIPIIHTDENGEIAYTTNLDPSILEDPETTEDYLSDLKEENDPIIIDLGEGQVQYLYYGNSPALTKLKYYPIGLTLIGFLFIGVVYFFYTTTKSSEQNKLWAGMAKETAHQIGTPLSSLIGWTEILKTEDINPSYVEEMEKDIDRLRTITERFSKIGSLPNLKQTDIVASTKESFEYLKTRSSKLIDFSIKTPRQPINVMLNEQLYSWTIENLVKNAIDAMRGKGELLIEIKQDIKQAHIYITDTGKGIDKNKFKSIFEPGQTTKKRGWGLGLSLAKRIIEEYHKGKIKVAKSEINKGTTFLISLKKV, encoded by the coding sequence ATGAATCTACCCGACGAACGCAGCTTTAATCGCTGGTTTATCATTATTTCCTGCCTTGTGGTCATCATCCTGGTGCTCTGGAATACAAGTATATTTTTTCAGCGACTAAAAGAGGATGAACGGGCGAAAATGAATATCTGGGCACAGGCACAGGAAGAACTTAGCAATGCTCCTGAGAATGCCGATCTTAGCCTTATTCTCAAGATATTAAATAATAATACCACCATCCCGATTATTCATACAGATGAGAATGGGGAAATTGCATATACTACTAATCTTGATCCTAGCATTCTTGAAGATCCTGAAACTACAGAGGATTATCTCAGTGATCTAAAAGAAGAAAATGATCCCATTATTATTGATCTTGGAGAAGGGCAGGTACAATATCTGTATTACGGTAACTCTCCAGCACTTACTAAATTAAAATATTACCCTATAGGATTAACTTTGATAGGCTTTCTTTTTATTGGAGTGGTTTATTTCTTTTATACCACCACAAAATCCAGCGAACAGAACAAACTCTGGGCGGGAATGGCCAAGGAAACTGCGCATCAAATTGGAACTCCGTTAAGTTCTCTTATAGGTTGGACAGAAATTCTGAAAACCGAAGATATCAATCCATCTTATGTGGAAGAAATGGAAAAAGATATCGATCGCTTAAGAACCATCACTGAAAGATTCTCAAAAATTGGATCACTACCAAATTTAAAGCAAACCGACATCGTCGCGTCTACCAAAGAAAGCTTTGAGTACTTAAAAACCAGAAGTTCCAAGCTTATTGATTTCAGCATAAAAACACCGCGACAACCCATTAATGTAATGCTGAACGAGCAACTTTACAGTTGGACCATAGAGAATCTTGTTAAAAATGCGATCGATGCCATGCGCGGTAAAGGCGAATTGCTCATAGAGATCAAGCAGGATATAAAACAGGCGCATATTTATATAACCGATACCGGAAAAGGGATCGATAAAAATAAATTCAAATCTATCTTTGAACCCGGGCAAACCACAAAGAAAAGAGGCTGGGGTCTGGGCCTATCTTTAGCCAAGCGAATTATTGAAGAATATCATAAAGGAAAGATCAAGGTTGCAAAAAGCGAAATAAATAAAGGAACTACCTTTCTAATAAGTTTAAAGAAGGTTTAA
- a CDS encoding flavin reductase family protein yields the protein MFSIEPKDVSVGKLHQYLLGAIGPRPIAFASTIDEDGKPNLSPFSFFNVFGANPPVLIFSPARRGRDNTTKHTFENAKKVDEVVINIVNYDIVQQMSLSSTEYDEGVNEFEKSGLTMLKSDLVKPFRVAESPVQMECKIKEVVETGTEGGAGNLVICHVVKMHINEDILDDTGFIDQYKIDQVARMGGNWYTRAKAGMFEVPKPLTTLGIGVDAMPEDIRTSAILTGNDLGKLGNVEALPENGEIEAFLKTNTEEAEIVRTGNKEKIHKQAQVYLEKDQPENAWKILLAK from the coding sequence ATGTTCAGTATAGAACCTAAAGATGTAAGTGTTGGTAAATTACATCAATACCTTCTGGGTGCCATAGGTCCAAGGCCTATTGCATTTGCAAGTACTATTGATGAAGACGGAAAGCCAAATCTTTCGCCTTTTAGTTTTTTCAATGTTTTTGGTGCTAATCCACCGGTATTGATCTTTTCACCTGCAAGAAGAGGAAGAGATAATACCACGAAACATACCTTTGAGAATGCTAAAAAAGTTGATGAGGTGGTGATCAATATTGTCAATTATGATATTGTTCAGCAAATGTCACTTTCCAGTACAGAATATGACGAAGGGGTGAATGAATTCGAAAAATCCGGATTAACTATGCTGAAATCAGATCTGGTAAAACCTTTTCGTGTGGCTGAATCTCCGGTTCAAATGGAGTGCAAGATCAAGGAGGTTGTGGAAACGGGTACTGAAGGAGGCGCAGGAAATCTGGTGATCTGTCATGTGGTAAAAATGCATATAAATGAAGATATACTTGATGACACTGGATTTATAGATCAGTATAAAATAGATCAGGTGGCTCGTATGGGCGGTAACTGGTATACACGTGCAAAAGCAGGGATGTTTGAGGTTCCAAAACCTCTTACAACTTTGGGAATTGGTGTAGATGCCATGCCAGAAGACATTAGAACAAGTGCTATTCTTACCGGAAATGATCTTGGGAAATTAGGAAATGTAGAGGCATTACCTGAAAATGGTGAAATTGAAGCATTTCTAAAAACGAATACTGAAGAAGCCGAAATTGTAAGAACCGGCAATAAAGAAAAAATTCATAAACAGGCTCAGGTTTATCTTGAGAAAGATCAGCCGGAAAATGCCTGGAAAATATTATTAGCAAAATAA
- a CDS encoding DUF3127 domain-containing protein: MEVQGKIKLIGETKTFGSNGFQKREMVVTTEEQYPQHIMIEFVQDKCSLLDAFQVGQPVKIGVNLRGREWVSPQGETKYFNSIQGWRIENLAAQQPSGGSNVPPPDQFEPASDLNEEDYDDLPF, encoded by the coding sequence ATGGAAGTACAGGGAAAAATTAAACTTATTGGAGAAACCAAGACATTTGGTAGTAACGGATTTCAGAAAAGAGAGATGGTGGTAACTACCGAAGAGCAGTATCCACAACATATCATGATTGAATTTGTTCAGGATAAGTGCAGTCTTTTAGATGCATTTCAGGTTGGTCAGCCAGTGAAAATTGGAGTGAACCTAAGAGGCCGTGAATGGGTAAGCCCACAGGGTGAGACTAAGTATTTTAATTCTATCCAGGGATGGAGAATTGAAAACCTTGCGGCGCAGCAGCCGTCAGGAGGTTCTAATGTACCACCACCAGATCAGTTCGAGCCTGCCAGTGATTTGAATGAAGAAGATTATGACGATCTTCCTTTCTAG
- the aat gene encoding leucyl/phenylalanyl-tRNA--protein transferase gives MYFIYPDQELPPVTFADSDGLLAVSRDLSPERLKEAYYKGIFPWYSEGQPVLWWSPDPRMVLFPENLKIARSMRPFLNQDKFQVTFNQEFEKVIENCGEIDRKGQDGTWITPEIKENYLQLHKEGLAHSIEVWDNENLVGGLYGIYLKDKHVFCGESMFAKASNASKFGFIKLVQELEKEGVKLIDCQSYTSHLESLGAEEISREEFIKYLE, from the coding sequence TTGTACTTTATTTATCCAGATCAGGAATTGCCACCGGTGACTTTCGCGGACAGCGATGGCTTACTTGCTGTGAGTAGAGATCTAAGTCCTGAAAGATTAAAAGAGGCTTATTATAAAGGAATCTTCCCATGGTATAGCGAAGGGCAGCCGGTACTTTGGTGGTCACCAGATCCAAGAATGGTTCTTTTTCCTGAGAATTTGAAAATAGCCAGAAGCATGAGACCATTTTTAAATCAGGATAAGTTTCAGGTCACTTTTAATCAGGAGTTTGAAAAAGTTATTGAGAATTGCGGGGAGATAGATAGAAAAGGCCAGGATGGAACCTGGATAACTCCGGAAATTAAAGAGAATTATCTTCAGCTTCATAAAGAAGGTTTGGCACATTCTATTGAAGTTTGGGATAATGAAAATTTAGTCGGTGGACTTTATGGAATTTATCTAAAAGATAAGCATGTATTCTGCGGAGAAAGTATGTTCGCTAAGGCTAGCAACGCTTCAAAATTTGGATTTATAAAGTTGGTTCAAGAACTGGAGAAAGAAGGAGTGAAGTTAATAGATTGCCAGAGCTATACAAGTCATCTGGAAAGTTTGGGGGCAGAAGAGATATCCAGAGAAGAGTTTATTAAATACTTAGAATAA
- a CDS encoding DNA-3-methyladenine glycosylase I: MAEIKRCGWCVGDPLYEAYHDHEWGVPVLDDDTLFEFLTLETFQAGLSWITVLRKRNNFREAFDNFDYRKIAQYKDAKVTELMQNAGIIRNQMKIRAAVTNAREFIKIQDEFGSFSKYIWQFVENQPIQNNVEDYKAAPATTEISDKLSKDLKKRGFKFVGSTVIYAHMQATGMVNDHQTDCFRYKEVKKLGEKM; this comes from the coding sequence ATGGCAGAAATTAAACGTTGCGGCTGGTGTGTGGGCGACCCATTATACGAGGCTTATCACGATCATGAATGGGGAGTTCCCGTTCTAGATGACGATACTTTATTTGAATTTCTGACCCTGGAAACTTTTCAGGCCGGACTAAGCTGGATCACCGTACTCCGAAAACGAAATAATTTCAGGGAAGCTTTTGATAATTTCGATTACCGGAAAATTGCTCAATATAAAGATGCTAAGGTCACTGAATTGATGCAGAATGCGGGTATTATCAGAAATCAGATGAAAATAAGGGCAGCGGTGACGAATGCCAGAGAATTTATAAAGATCCAGGATGAATTTGGCAGTTTTAGCAAATATATCTGGCAATTTGTAGAAAACCAGCCTATTCAAAATAATGTTGAAGATTATAAAGCGGCTCCGGCTACTACTGAAATTAGCGATAAACTGAGCAAAGATCTTAAAAAAAGAGGTTTCAAATTTGTTGGTTCCACGGTGATCTATGCTCATATGCAAGCAACTGGAATGGTGAATGATCATCAAACAGATTGTTTCCGTTATAAAGAAGTGAAAAAATTGGGAGAGAAAATGTAG
- the truB gene encoding tRNA pseudouridine(55) synthase TruB, whose amino-acid sequence MHNKEITPEEFKTGQVLLFDKPLNWTSFQLVNKVRWLIRKSCNIKKIKVGHAGTLDPLATGLLIICTGKFTKTIPELQGQIKEYTGTFTLGATTPSFDLETEIDENFPTDHITEELLQETTKKFIGEIDQTPPVFSALKKDGKRLYEYAREGKEVEVKSRKVEISEFEIDSKEFPKVHFRVICSKGTYIRSLAHEFGQALNSGAHLSELRRTAIGDYSVENAMNIESFEKLLPSRENN is encoded by the coding sequence ATGCACAATAAGGAAATTACTCCCGAAGAATTCAAAACAGGACAGGTATTACTTTTTGATAAACCTCTTAACTGGACCTCATTTCAGCTCGTAAATAAGGTGAGATGGCTAATCAGGAAAAGTTGCAATATTAAAAAAATTAAAGTTGGTCACGCCGGAACTTTAGATCCGCTAGCCACGGGATTACTAATTATCTGCACCGGGAAATTCACCAAAACGATCCCAGAACTTCAGGGGCAAATCAAGGAATATACAGGAACATTTACTTTGGGAGCCACTACTCCATCTTTCGATTTAGAAACTGAAATTGACGAAAATTTCCCCACAGATCATATTACAGAAGAATTACTTCAGGAAACCACCAAAAAATTTATCGGCGAAATTGACCAAACTCCGCCTGTTTTCTCCGCTTTAAAGAAAGACGGAAAAAGACTTTACGAATATGCCCGGGAAGGCAAGGAAGTTGAAGTAAAATCCAGGAAGGTAGAGATTTCGGAATTTGAGATCGACTCAAAAGAATTTCCGAAGGTTCATTTCAGGGTGATTTGCAGCAAAGGAACTTACATTAGAAGTCTGGCGCACGAATTTGGTCAGGCTCTAAATAGTGGCGCACACTTATCGGAATTACGGAGAACTGCAATTGGCGATTATTCCGTAGAAAATGCCATGAATATAGAGTCTTTCGAAAAATTGCTACCTTCACGAGAGAATAATTAA